A portion of the Anoxybacillus gonensis genome contains these proteins:
- a CDS encoding RNA-guided endonuclease InsQ/TnpB family protein, giving the protein MANKAYQFRLYPTKEQEQLLAKTFGCVRFVYNKMLEERIQMFEKFKDDQESLKQQTFPTPAKYKKEFPWLKEVDSLALANAQLNLQKAFQHFFSGRAGFPKFKNRKAKQSYTTNVVNGNIKLSDGYIKLPKLKWIKLKQHREIPAHHIIKSCTITKTKTGKYYISILTEYEHQPVQKEVQTVVGLDFSMSTLYVDSEGKRANYPRFYRKALETLAKEQRKLSRKKKGSNRWHKQRLKVAKLHEKIANQRKDFLHKESHKLAKRYDCVVIEDLNMKGMSQALHFGQGVHDNGWGMFTTFLQYKLAEQGKKLIKIDKWFPSSKTCSCCGRVKESLSLSERTFRCECGFESDRDVNAAINIKHEGMKRLAIV; this is encoded by the coding sequence ATGGCAAACAAAGCCTATCAGTTCCGCCTATACCCAACAAAAGAACAAGAACAACTGCTCGCCAAAACCTTCGGCTGTGTCCGTTTCGTGTATAACAAAATGCTTGAAGAGCGCATACAAATGTTTGAAAAGTTCAAGGACGATCAAGAATCCTTGAAACAGCAAACATTTCCGACCCCTGCCAAGTACAAAAAGGAGTTTCCTTGGCTAAAAGAAGTGGACAGCCTTGCGCTGGCAAATGCTCAACTAAATTTGCAGAAAGCGTTTCAACACTTCTTTTCTGGCCGCGCTGGATTTCCCAAGTTCAAAAACCGCAAGGCGAAACAGTCGTACACCACAAATGTGGTAAATGGCAACATCAAGCTCTCAGATGGCTATATCAAGCTGCCCAAACTGAAATGGATCAAGCTCAAGCAACATCGGGAAATTCCTGCCCACCATATCATCAAGTCTTGTACGATCACGAAAACCAAAACAGGAAAATACTATATTTCTATTCTCACAGAGTACGAACATCAACCTGTGCAAAAAGAAGTGCAAACGGTTGTGGGGCTTGACTTTTCCATGAGTACGCTGTATGTCGATAGCGAGGGTAAGAGAGCCAATTATCCTCGATTCTATCGCAAAGCATTGGAAACATTAGCAAAAGAACAGCGTAAATTGTCTCGTAAAAAGAAAGGCTCGAATCGTTGGCACAAACAGCGTCTGAAAGTAGCGAAGCTGCATGAGAAAATTGCGAACCAGCGCAAGGACTTTCTGCATAAGGAGTCGCACAAATTAGCGAAACGGTATGATTGCGTGGTCATCGAAGACCTCAACATGAAAGGGATGTCACAAGCCCTCCATTTCGGTCAAGGCGTTCATGACAACGGCTGGGGCATGTTCACCACTTTCCTTCAGTACAAGCTGGCCGAACAGGGGAAGAAGCTGATCAAAATCGACAAATGGTTCCCCTCGTCCAAAACGTGTTCGTGCTGCGGTCGAGTCAAGGAGTCTCTATCGCTTTCTGAACGGACATTCCGCTGTGAATGTGGATTCGAGAGCGACAGGGACGTCAATGCGGCCATCAATATCAAACATGAGGGAATGAAACGATTGGCGATCGTCTAA
- a CDS encoding DUF421 domain-containing protein, with product MNEFGQIAVELIVGYIALFIMAKILGRTQITQITPFDFISALVLGELIGNGLYDANVGLAQVLFAIALWGLLIYATEMITQKKKELRELLEGKPVIVISKGKILYDALKKTKLDLNQLQHLLRSRNVFSIREVEYAILETDGTVSVMKKAPYEQPTRQDHNISASEAVLPVTVIIDGEVIWDNLRENGWDEQWLKKHMRHAGFENYSDILYAEWQDGKGMHVQSY from the coding sequence ATGAACGAATTTGGACAAATTGCAGTCGAACTCATTGTCGGTTATATCGCCTTGTTTATTATGGCGAAAATACTCGGACGGACACAAATTACGCAAATTACACCATTTGACTTCATTTCCGCCCTCGTTCTCGGAGAGCTTATCGGAAATGGACTATACGATGCAAATGTCGGACTTGCGCAAGTATTGTTCGCAATCGCTCTTTGGGGACTTTTAATTTACGCAACTGAAATGATTACGCAAAAGAAAAAAGAACTGCGTGAATTGCTCGAAGGAAAACCGGTAATCGTCATTTCGAAAGGAAAAATTTTATATGACGCATTGAAAAAAACGAAGCTTGATTTAAACCAACTGCAACATTTACTTCGCTCTCGCAACGTCTTTTCCATTCGCGAAGTCGAATACGCCATTTTAGAAACAGACGGAACCGTAAGCGTCATGAAAAAAGCCCCATACGAACAACCGACACGCCAAGACCACAACATATCTGCATCTGAAGCGGTATTGCCTGTGACGGTCATTATCGACGGGGAAGTCATTTGGGACAATTTACGTGAAAACGGCTGGGACGAACAATGGCTGAAAAAACATATGCGCCATGCTGGCTTTGAAAACTATAGCGACATTTTATACGCCGAATGGCAAGACGGCAAAGGCATGCACGTACAATCATACTAA
- a CDS encoding GNAT family N-acetyltransferase — protein sequence MYVKYGQEETLWRDALIVRRAVFIDEQGVSEEEEIDAFEQTSIHFVLYDDDKPIAAGRFRTIDDVGKIERICVLPAYRGRGLGKRIMEAIEQYATKHVTKVKLNAQTHAEPFYKQLGYETVSDVFLDAGIPHVTMVKTINMRS from the coding sequence ATGTACGTCAAATACGGACAAGAGGAAACGCTTTGGCGCGACGCCCTGATCGTTCGCCGCGCCGTCTTTATTGACGAACAAGGGGTGTCGGAAGAGGAAGAAATTGACGCATTTGAACAAACGTCCATTCATTTCGTACTATACGACGATGACAAACCGATTGCGGCAGGACGCTTCCGAACGATTGACGACGTCGGTAAAATTGAACGCATTTGCGTCCTCCCTGCTTATCGCGGACGCGGCCTTGGCAAACGCATCATGGAAGCGATCGAGCAATACGCAACAAAGCACGTTACAAAAGTAAAATTAAACGCGCAAACCCACGCCGAACCGTTTTATAAACAGCTCGGCTACGAAACGGTATCCGACGTCTTTCTTGATGCCGGCATTCCTCATGTGACGATGGTAAAAACAATCAACATGCGATCATAA
- a CDS encoding YjcG family protein: MKCGIAIFPSKKIQDFANSYRKRYDSHYALIPPHITLKYAFEVEEDKLNELVQQLRNVARETEPFTLRVTKFSSFYPVNNVIYLKVEKTEPLIKLHEKLHRPPFIEQTDYAFVPHITIARDLSNDEYSDVFGRFNMQSVHFEEQVDRFHLLYQLDNGSWSAYETFHLGKE, translated from the coding sequence ATGAAATGTGGTATCGCGATTTTTCCATCAAAAAAAATTCAAGATTTTGCAAATTCGTATCGTAAACGGTACGACTCTCACTACGCCTTAATCCCACCGCATATCACGTTAAAGTATGCGTTTGAGGTGGAAGAGGACAAGCTCAATGAGCTCGTTCAACAACTTCGCAACGTCGCGCGCGAAACAGAGCCATTCACGTTGCGCGTCACGAAATTTAGTTCGTTTTATCCAGTCAACAATGTCATTTATTTAAAAGTGGAAAAAACAGAGCCGCTCATCAAACTACATGAAAAATTACATCGTCCACCGTTTATCGAACAAACGGACTATGCGTTCGTACCGCACATTACGATCGCACGCGATTTATCAAACGACGAATATTCCGACGTATTCGGACGCTTTAACATGCAGTCCGTCCATTTTGAAGAACAAGTCGACCGCTTCCATCTGTTATATCAGCTTGACAACGGATCTTGGTCGGCATACGAAACATTTCATCTCGGAAAGGAATAA
- a CDS encoding alpha/beta hydrolase-fold protein, producing the protein MQELKLHSQHLNEELALPVYCSKPVTPLYKHLVIIAQDGQDYFMFGKIGRVIDELGVRAVVIGVPYRDVSDRYEKYHPNGKKREAYMRFLANELVPLVDEHFSTYQMGSTRILVGDSLAGTVSLLTAMTYPHTFGKVVMQSPYVNDDVMAHVQSFTDWHLLALYHSIGIKETEVKTTDGAVRNFIEPNRALAHVLQTKQVRYHYHEFDGDHSWTYWQPDLPIGLKKVIEM; encoded by the coding sequence ATGCAAGAGTTAAAACTTCACAGCCAACATTTAAACGAAGAACTGGCGCTACCTGTGTACTGTTCAAAACCTGTTACACCGCTTTATAAACATCTCGTCATCATCGCACAAGATGGTCAAGATTATTTTATGTTTGGAAAAATCGGGCGCGTCATTGACGAGCTTGGCGTGCGCGCTGTCGTGATCGGCGTGCCGTATCGCGATGTGTCAGATCGCTATGAAAAATATCATCCGAATGGAAAAAAACGCGAAGCGTACATGCGCTTTCTCGCCAACGAACTCGTGCCACTCGTTGATGAACATTTTTCAACATATCAAATGGGATCCACTCGCATTCTCGTCGGTGATTCGCTTGCGGGAACCGTTTCGCTTCTTACTGCGATGACATACCCACATACGTTCGGAAAAGTCGTCATGCAGTCGCCGTATGTGAACGACGATGTCATGGCGCATGTCCAATCATTTACGGATTGGCATTTGCTTGCGCTTTATCATTCCATCGGCATAAAAGAGACCGAAGTCAAAACGACAGACGGTGCTGTCCGTAATTTCATTGAACCAAATCGTGCGCTTGCTCACGTTCTTCAAACAAAACAAGTTCGCTATCATTACCACGAGTTTGACGGCGATCATTCATGGACATACTGGCAACCGGATTTACCGATCGGATTAAAAAAAGTTATTGAAATGTAA
- a CDS encoding phosphatidylglycerophosphatase A: MKRISSKEVYEKTLQLLTERGVTIPAIAEIVYEMQSPYNKNLTMAECIESVEKVLQKREVQHAILVGIELDKLAEQGMLSEPLQTIVETDEGLFGVDETLALGAVLGYGSIAVTTFGHLDKNKVGIIKQLDTKRGKGVHTFLDDLVASIAASASGRLAHNLRDEEEAALNA, translated from the coding sequence ATGAAGCGTATATCAAGCAAAGAAGTGTATGAAAAAACGTTGCAGTTATTAACAGAACGTGGGGTAACGATTCCAGCCATTGCTGAGATTGTATATGAAATGCAAAGTCCGTATAATAAAAATTTAACGATGGCAGAATGTATCGAAAGTGTAGAAAAAGTGTTACAAAAACGCGAAGTACAACATGCGATTTTAGTTGGTATTGAGCTTGATAAACTCGCAGAGCAAGGGATGCTGTCGGAGCCGCTTCAGACGATTGTTGAAACGGATGAAGGGTTGTTTGGTGTCGATGAAACGTTAGCGTTAGGGGCGGTCCTCGGATACGGAAGCATCGCGGTGACGACATTTGGTCATCTCGATAAAAATAAAGTCGGAATCATTAAGCAGCTTGATACGAAACGTGGCAAAGGCGTGCATACGTTTTTAGACGATTTAGTCGCAAGCATTGCCGCAAGCGCCTCTGGTCGCCTTGCGCACAACTTGCGCGACGAGGAAGAAGCTGCGTTGAATGCGTAA
- the mscL gene encoding large conductance mechanosensitive channel protein MscL, giving the protein MWQEFKKFAVRGNVIDLAVGVIIGGAFGKIVSSLVNDIIMPLFGLILGGIDFSGLSWKVGEAEVKYGAFLQTVVDFLVIAFSIFLFVKLLNNLHERIKKQEETKQTAPTMTKEQQLLTEIRDLLKQQKETP; this is encoded by the coding sequence ATGTGGCAAGAATTTAAAAAATTCGCAGTACGGGGCAACGTCATCGACTTAGCTGTCGGGGTCATTATCGGTGGGGCGTTCGGGAAAATCGTTTCTTCTCTCGTCAACGACATCATTATGCCGCTCTTTGGTCTTATTTTAGGCGGCATTGATTTTAGCGGGTTATCTTGGAAAGTCGGCGAAGCGGAAGTGAAATACGGGGCGTTTCTTCAAACCGTCGTTGACTTTTTAGTTATCGCCTTTTCGATTTTTCTATTTGTCAAACTTTTAAACAACTTGCACGAGCGAATCAAAAAACAAGAAGAAACGAAACAAACCGCACCAACGATGACAAAAGAACAACAACTACTCACAGAAATTCGCGATTTGTTAAAACAGCAAAAAGAAACACCGTAG